One region of Halocalculus aciditolerans genomic DNA includes:
- a CDS encoding DUF7504 family protein, translating to MGTDTADAAEFSRHLAALKDDGCNVLVVNDPNGAADICDHLLGGHDLERRHVYLPTTTDVDDVLARHEPRRTTQNALGVADATAATTTRSVAATSGTATATAGPSLDTQPGSAWYSDIDDLTDLETVFDAVHDHVDRIAPQTPAPGELRLCVDSLDPFFDAADEQTLFRFIHGLTNLVRKHDGMGHYHAAAGTGHPTVAVLEPLFDATVYVETTIDGDTRQRWRLHDPDIVSDWMPLD from the coding sequence ATGGGAACGGACACTGCAGACGCCGCCGAATTCAGCCGGCACCTCGCAGCCCTCAAAGACGACGGGTGCAACGTCCTCGTCGTCAACGACCCGAACGGGGCCGCCGACATCTGCGACCACCTCCTCGGCGGCCACGACCTCGAACGCAGACACGTCTACCTCCCCACCACGACCGACGTGGACGACGTGCTCGCCCGCCACGAACCCCGACGCACCACGCAGAACGCCCTCGGCGTCGCCGACGCCACCGCCGCAACCACCACCCGCTCCGTCGCCGCCACCAGCGGCACCGCCACCGCGACCGCCGGCCCCAGCCTCGACACCCAGCCCGGCAGCGCCTGGTACAGCGACATCGACGACCTCACCGACCTCGAAACCGTCTTCGACGCCGTCCACGACCACGTCGACCGCATCGCCCCCCAGACCCCCGCCCCCGGCGAACTCCGCCTCTGCGTCGACTCCCTCGACCCCTTCTTCGACGCCGCCGACGAACAAACCCTCTTCCGCTTCATCCACGGCCTCACCAACCTCGTCCGCAAACACGACGGCATGGGCCACTACCACGCCGCCGCCGGCACCGGACACCCCACCGTCGCCGTCCTCGAACCACTCTTCGACGCCACCGTCTACGTCGAAACCACCATCGACGGCGACACCCGCCAACGCTGGCGACTCCACGACCCCGACATCGTCAGCGACTGGATGCCGCTCGACTAA